A stretch of Halocalculus aciditolerans DNA encodes these proteins:
- a CDS encoding RPA family protein, whose protein sequence is MSSNNAPMREVARRVFATEFNDATFTFKESDDERAPLYSLLPTGEQANRVFIVGTLTETEDVGEESEYWRGRVVDPTGTFFVYAGQYQPEAASALRDLDAPTYVAIVGKPRTYETDDGTVNVSVRPESITEVSEATRDRWVVETAERTLDRIEAFDEEGNEYAARAREEYGENLAPYRDAVVQALEGIEGEGDADAVTSEPTA, encoded by the coding sequence ATGAGTTCCAATAACGCCCCCATGCGCGAAGTCGCCCGGCGCGTCTTCGCCACCGAGTTCAACGACGCGACGTTCACGTTCAAGGAGTCCGACGACGAGCGCGCGCCGCTCTACAGCCTCCTCCCGACCGGCGAGCAGGCGAACCGCGTGTTCATCGTCGGCACGCTCACCGAGACGGAAGACGTCGGCGAGGAGTCCGAGTACTGGCGCGGCCGCGTCGTCGACCCGACCGGGACGTTCTTCGTCTACGCCGGCCAGTACCAGCCGGAAGCCGCGTCGGCGCTCCGCGACCTCGACGCGCCCACGTACGTGGCCATCGTCGGGAAACCGCGGACGTACGAGACCGACGACGGCACCGTCAACGTCTCCGTCCGCCCCGAGTCCATCACGGAGGTCTCCGAGGCGACGCGGGACCGCTGGGTCGTCGAAACCGCCGAACGCACCCTCGACCGCATCGAAGCCTTCGACGAGGAAGGCAACGAGTACGCCGCTCGCGCTCGCGAGGAGTACGGCGAGAACCTCGCGCCCTACCGCGACGCCGTCGTGCAGGCGCTCGAAGGCATCGAAGGCGAGGGCGACGCGGACGCGGTCACCAGCGAACCGACCGCGTGA
- a CDS encoding CopG family transcriptional regulator has translation MGNKNKTISFRVGEEAFEDLRDIAEERDLSLSALFRDYVESFVDHDGQVRIVPEEEFGPGDAGDADEFPPTVEVPKSFVREHERLELEAKHLREQLEEHKQYITALREQMEASESVDGVVNLEDLDDVVRLEDLDHEDDDAPSFQLK, from the coding sequence ATGGGGAACAAGAACAAGACCATCTCCTTCCGCGTGGGCGAGGAGGCGTTCGAGGACCTCCGCGACATCGCGGAGGAACGCGACCTCTCGCTCTCCGCGCTCTTCCGGGACTACGTGGAGTCGTTCGTCGACCACGACGGACAGGTCCGCATCGTCCCCGAGGAGGAGTTCGGCCCGGGCGACGCCGGGGACGCCGACGAGTTCCCGCCGACCGTCGAAGTCCCGAAGAGCTTCGTCCGCGAGCACGAGCGCCTCGAACTCGAAGCGAAACACCTCCGCGAGCAGCTCGAAGAGCACAAGCAGTACATCACGGCGCTCCGCGAGCAGATGGAGGCGAGCGAGAGCGTCGACGGTGTCGTGAACCTCGAAGACCTCGACGACGTCGTCCGCCTCGAAGACCTCGACCACGAGGACGACGACGCCCCGAGCTTCCAGCTGAAGTAG
- a CDS encoding mannose-1-phosphate guanylyltransferase, which produces METAAVLLAGGTGTRLYPASRSDRPKQFLALDGDDSLLRRTADRVAFADHVYVVTRDAYATEARDIVPEATVLVEPGGKDTGPALAYATHRVREKHGDCVVFATPSDHHVDGDFASTAERACEVAAETDALVTVGVEPDRPATGYGYLELGAERDGYAEVASFREKPDAERARDLVDAGCLWNAGIFAWTPDAFVAESTGTPLEPLVDALDRGDEEAGFRAVESVSVDYAVMERADRVACVPAEFGWDDLGTWDALERVLDAEDGNAVLGDALGIDAAGNVVASDDKHVSLVGVEDLVVAAYDDRVLVLPKEDADRVREVVAELRGEDAF; this is translated from the coding sequence ATGGAAACCGCTGCCGTCCTCCTCGCCGGCGGGACCGGGACGCGCCTCTACCCGGCGAGTCGCTCGGACCGCCCGAAGCAGTTCCTCGCGCTCGACGGCGACGACTCGCTCCTCCGCCGCACCGCCGACCGCGTCGCCTTCGCCGACCACGTCTACGTCGTCACCCGCGACGCGTACGCCACCGAGGCGCGCGACATCGTCCCGGAAGCGACCGTCCTCGTCGAACCCGGAGGAAAAGACACCGGGCCTGCGCTCGCCTACGCGACCCACCGCGTCCGCGAGAAACACGGCGACTGCGTCGTGTTCGCGACGCCGAGCGACCACCACGTCGACGGCGACTTCGCGAGCACCGCCGAACGAGCCTGCGAGGTCGCCGCCGAGACGGACGCGCTCGTCACCGTCGGCGTCGAGCCGGACCGCCCCGCGACCGGCTACGGCTACCTCGAACTCGGCGCGGAACGCGACGGCTACGCCGAGGTCGCGTCGTTCCGGGAGAAACCCGACGCGGAGCGCGCCCGGGACCTCGTCGACGCGGGCTGCCTCTGGAACGCCGGCATCTTCGCGTGGACGCCCGACGCGTTCGTCGCGGAGTCGACGGGGACGCCGCTCGAACCGCTCGTCGACGCGCTCGACCGCGGGGACGAAGAAGCAGGGTTCCGCGCGGTCGAGTCGGTGAGCGTCGACTACGCCGTCATGGAGCGCGCCGACCGCGTCGCCTGCGTCCCCGCCGAGTTCGGCTGGGACGACCTCGGCACGTGGGACGCCCTCGAACGCGTGCTCGACGCCGAGGACGGAAACGCCGTGCTCGGCGACGCGCTCGGCATCGACGCCGCGGGGAACGTCGTGGCGAGCGACGACAAACACGTCTCGCTCGTCGGCGTCGAGGACCTCGTCGTCGCCGCCTACGACGACCGCGTGCTCGTCCTCCCGAAGGAAGACGCCGACCGCGTCAGGGAGGTCGTCGCCGAACTCAGGGGAGAAGACGCCTTCTGA
- a CDS encoding SDR family oxidoreductase yields the protein MELAFDGETALVTAASSGLGKASAASLAREGADVVICSRSEEKLEAAAVEIRADAAGEVVPVVADITDPDDVAAVVETTVESFGGLDHVVTSAGGPPSGPFDDTPERAWYEAYDLLVMSVVWTVRAARPHLVESDTGTVTCITSKSVKEPVDGLVLSNAVRRGVVGLVKTLSREWAPDVRVNTVLPGTHETPRVTELVEQGVERGEYSTYDEGISDWADTIPMGGLGDPSAFGDVVAFVASERASFVNGASIPVDGGETRS from the coding sequence AGGCGAGCGCGGCGAGTCTGGCGCGCGAGGGCGCGGACGTCGTCATCTGTAGTCGGAGCGAGGAGAAACTGGAGGCGGCGGCGGTCGAGATCCGCGCGGACGCGGCCGGGGAGGTCGTGCCGGTGGTCGCGGACATCACGGACCCGGACGACGTCGCGGCGGTCGTGGAGACGACGGTGGAGTCCTTCGGCGGGCTGGACCACGTGGTGACGTCGGCGGGCGGGCCGCCGTCGGGGCCGTTCGACGACACGCCGGAGCGCGCGTGGTACGAGGCGTACGACCTGCTCGTGATGAGCGTGGTGTGGACGGTGCGGGCGGCGCGCCCGCATCTCGTGGAGAGCGACACGGGGACGGTGACGTGCATCACGTCGAAGAGCGTGAAGGAGCCGGTGGACGGGCTCGTCCTCTCGAACGCGGTGCGTCGGGGGGTCGTCGGCCTCGTGAAGACGCTGTCGCGGGAGTGGGCACCGGACGTCCGCGTGAACACCGTGCTGCCGGGGACGCACGAGACGCCGCGCGTCACGGAGTTGGTCGAACAGGGCGTCGAGCGCGGCGAGTACTCGACGTACGACGAGGGCATCTCGGACTGGGCGGACACGATTCCGATGGGTGGTCTCGGCGACCCCAGCGCGTTCGGCGACGTCGTGGCGTTCGTGGCGAGCGAGCGCGCGTCCTTCGTGAACGGCGCGAGCATCCCCGTGGACGGCGGGGAGACGCGGAGCTAG
- a CDS encoding replication factor A (Replication protein A protects and stabilize the intermediate ssDNA that is generated by the unwinding action of a DNA helicase at the replication fork. In addition, SSBs prevent the formation of secondary structures by single-stranded template DNA.) produces MSDIESTARRIHEQFSDHLDITEDDVRERLERLVTDYKVPMDEARRSVENHYLDEAGLERDEIGQGGNDTVQVEDVDEPEQWVDLTAKVVELWEPRSDSVAQVGLLGDPTGTIKFTKWAKSDLETIEEGKTYRFGNVVTDEYQGRYSVKLNRTTTITEVDEEFEVGDNETDVEGALVDMQSGSGLIKRCPEEDCTRVLQNGRCSEHGEVEGEFDLRIKGVLDDGREVHEVIFDEEATEDLTGITLDEAQQMAMDALDTTVVADEMAAKILGKYYRVTGPTFGRYVLANETVELDGPSDAEAVLIRARSI; encoded by the coding sequence ATGAGCGACATAGAGTCTACCGCTCGACGGATTCACGAGCAGTTCTCCGACCACCTCGACATCACGGAAGACGACGTCCGGGAGCGCCTGGAGCGTCTCGTCACGGACTACAAGGTCCCGATGGACGAAGCGCGCCGCAGCGTCGAGAACCACTACCTCGACGAAGCCGGCCTGGAGCGCGACGAGATCGGCCAGGGCGGCAACGACACCGTTCAGGTCGAGGACGTCGACGAACCCGAGCAGTGGGTCGACCTGACGGCGAAAGTCGTCGAACTCTGGGAGCCGCGCAGCGACAGCGTGGCCCAGGTCGGCCTCCTCGGCGACCCGACCGGAACCATCAAGTTCACGAAGTGGGCGAAATCCGACCTCGAAACCATCGAGGAGGGGAAGACGTACCGCTTCGGGAACGTCGTCACCGACGAGTACCAGGGCCGGTACTCGGTCAAACTCAACCGCACGACCACCATCACGGAGGTCGACGAGGAGTTCGAAGTCGGCGACAACGAGACGGACGTCGAGGGCGCGCTCGTGGACATGCAGTCCGGGAGCGGGCTCATCAAGCGGTGTCCGGAGGAGGACTGCACCCGCGTGTTGCAGAACGGCCGCTGTAGCGAGCACGGCGAAGTGGAGGGCGAGTTCGACCTCCGCATCAAGGGCGTGCTCGACGACGGCCGCGAGGTCCACGAGGTCATCTTCGACGAAGAGGCCACCGAGGACCTCACGGGAATCACCCTGGATGAAGCCCAGCAGATGGCGATGGACGCGCTCGACACGACCGTCGTCGCGGACGAGATGGCGGCGAAGATCCTCGGGAAGTACTATCGCGTGACGGGGCCGACGTTCGGCCGGTACGTCCTCGCGAACGAGACGGTGGAACTGGACGGTCCGAGCGACGCTGAAGCGGTCCTCATCCGCGCGAGGTCGATCTAA